Below is a window of Scatophagus argus isolate fScaArg1 chromosome 24, fScaArg1.pri, whole genome shotgun sequence DNA.
AGCAAAGGAAATAACACTCATGCAGCATCATACGCACATGCAGTCGATGAGCTTCCTTATtgctcagtctgctgctgtgaacGTGTTTGTGCTTTAGTGTTTTCTGATTGGTAGTATCATCGTCTGTCTTGGCAAACTGGGCGTGGCTACCTAGTGATTGACAAGACACTATCACAGCGCGTCTTCAGGCTCAGCTGTTGGtatacaaatgtttttctggGAAAACATTTGGGTGAACAAAGTCTATGAGCAAAACACTTGCCCAgctgagcaacaacaacatttcagacagatttgttccccattaaaataacatttcttaATGCTCTCGAGACCTCTGGTAACTCTTTTCTTATTTAGGCTTATTTcttatatgtttgtttgttttaaaccagTTAAGCATGACTCTGTCTGAAatcaaaattaataataataattttcaatttaatcttaatttaaaatgtaattataaatTACCGTTACGTTAATTTCGTAATATTCTCTGAATCGTCAAAGTGAAGCTACTCATTTCCAGTCTCAGTCAGGATGTCTAGAAACTGGCTCTTATTCTATTTGAAAGcgcagtatttgtatttgtgcacagtatatatacagtataaatatacagtacaaacTGGATCGTAGGGACACGTTTGCAGCAGCCTGCAAGAGTCCAGAGGTCATGATGGCTTTAGCCGGCTTTCAAGGCCTTTTCACTCCCTGGAGTGGTTTTTGTTCAGCCCAAATCCCTGGGACTTTCAGCAAGCACAAAGGAAGAGCTGGCCTCAGCACAGCTTCATGGGCGAGGCCATgaggacacacgcacacacgggaacacacatgcatgtgcacatagaaacaccaccacacacatacacatccacaGCAGGCCATGCAGATTGTTTTCACCACCAGCTATCAAGTAggcttaataataataataataataataataataataatgtttaagTTAGTTAAATTTAAGgtcagtcaaaaacaaaagagattaCATGTTCACGTTTGATTACTCATTTCCAGGAGACAGCGAGTGTGGCTGTTCAAcagtagttatttttttatcaaCATGAGACTTACTTTAGCAGCATGTGGAGCTTTGGAAGGTGATGTCCTCATGGCAATGGCTGATCTGTTGGGTGTTTTTCTCATCACCCTGTATGATACGGCAAAGGGCGCAAAATTTATCAAGACAATGTGACAAAAGTGACCTCGACTGCTCCCTGCACAGACAGCCATGTTCACACGATTTACCGACGGGAAACTGAAGCCATTATGTCCATCTGTGTTCAGTTCCCACATcccacacactggacctttactGGCTCTGATCTGTGCCAGAGCTGCCAGCtgtttcacttgtttgtttgtttgttttcttttttttcaattcagtttgaGCATGAAAAACTGCTCAGGTTGTTTTggtttcaaacagaaaatgttaacaatgacagaaaacaggTTTGGTACAAAAAGTTTATTAAGTAACAGTTCCTTAAACATCTGAGGTAAATGAACATTTACATCAACATGTTCTTTAACAAAAGGTTCAGACGCAAGGCACTTTGCTTCAAAGACAGTCATTTTACAACGGGAGTAAAAGCAGGGgttgttcttcatttttaacacatggGAGTCTGTGTCCCTGCTGGTGGGGGGCCGCCATGAAGTCCCATCACTCAGCCTCTGTGGCACTAATGTCTCAAGGCACATCCATGGTGTAAAAAAGCTGGAGTCGCCAAAAAGTTTCTCAATCCATattgaggagagaaaaaaagcactttAGATTCATTTCTTGTCCATTCCGAGTCTAATTTGATAGAATTATTtccataaataaacaaaaatatgttaatgCTACTCCAAGGAcacccttttttcttttctatttataGTATCTTCATATCCTCATTACAGTTGTCTCTAACTATCCAACTGTGTGCAAATCTTTCCCTACATATCGAAACGGTACTAAGAACAGCTTGGAACAACAAGGTTGTTGTGAAAAACAGTTCAGcaatagaaataaaatgaacCTTGTTTCGACAGTCTTTCAAAGGAGACAAAGCTCAACgtcatgtctgtttttggttCCCAGATTCATTAGTTGTAAAACCGATGTTGGGGTTGGAGTCACGACTGTTAGGGTTAGCAATGTTCTTTAAAAACCCATCATGTATCGTGATATCTTTGGCACAAGTATCTTTGGTTAAGTCTTACACATCACAGCTGATAACTTCTTCTTTAAAAACAGATCAAGTGCTGGTGAAGTTGCTTAAGAGCACCTAAGTTTGATCTTGGACATGTAAACATTCGACAGAGTCAGCCAACAGCACAGATTCAGTCTAAGGATCATCCTGTCTTAATAAAATCTGTTGCTCTAAACTAAAAAGTAGCTGATGTGTCAAAATTTAAGTGCCTGTTACTGCATCTTACCTCATATTGGGTACCTCATCTGGTTTATAGAAGTTAAGCAGTTGCGTTCGTGACACGTTGCAGAGACGCAGCTCTTGAAAAAGCACCTGACACAAGCCAAGCTCAGACACTGTGGCGTAAATGAAGCCTGAATCACAGCGTAGCATCACGCACAGTGACACGAAAGCACTGGTGGAACAAAGTTTgtagtgattaaaaaaaaatacagattgGCTGCATTGcttccagcacacacacacacacacctttctaTACTGCATGAAGAGAATCTTTTGTGGATATGTGAAGGGAAGCAGGCTTATTTGCTTCCTTGCTGAGAGTTAGCTGAGAAGATTAATATCACTTTTATGTCTGTCCGTTAAATGCGAAGCTACAGCCGAAGACCTGCTggtttgaagcaggagggagaCAACTAGCCTGGCTCTGCTCACATGTGTATCATGTGTTATTATTCCTTCAAcaatttcatatttaaaaacgCTGAAGACCGCAGATTTGATAATGTGCAATAATTAACAACATAGGCGATGTGAATTAAACATGCATTTAATATTAGCAATTCAGAAGTTAGCCGAATGCTAATCTTAATTCAGAGTAACCTTAATTTACTCTGGCTGCTAAACCCAGCAGTTTCAATTTATCACCGAGCTCACAAACAAAAGTTCCAAGTTGCCGTGAATGCAGCGGAGCAGCAATTGCAGTGTATTAAATTATCTGTAAAGTATGGGACCAGTCGAGGCAAACAGCagcacttttcttctttttaagaGAATGAACCCAGGACACAATGGTGGCTTATTCACCTGATAGTAAAACATTTTAGCAGATctgaacaaaactaaaacaaagtgtaagatgtggttgaaagctccagaaaaagtgaagcagtgGACCTTCAGTCAGGATTATTTTATCAAActagaaaacaaaattttgtttacagcaaaatgtaaatattttgaatcagttttttcTTTACCACCTTTTGGTTATTTGAAGTTCAAATGCTAATTCAGGCACATGTGACGTAATGTAGCACCTTTTCTAGTATTTTTCAAGTATCTTAAGTAGAATCAAATAATTATCTgctcagagagaaacacaaaggtGTACAAACCTTAAAAACCTTTGCTGACTTGCTACTAggatacatttgtttttattcctgaCTGTTGGATTAAATACGATTCACATGAATTAAAGCTGTTGGGAagttgctgtgaggcaacaaaactgtacttaaattagccattttctttctttctttctttggcaGGAATTAATAAGAACAGGAACAACGAACATCCCTGTGTCGGATGTCTGTTaagaaatgacaagaaaaaaacagttttcacttttttagattttcagatattgctttcttttttcaaaaaaaaaaaaatctaaaagctACTGTATAATCTACAGCTAGTCAAGAAAATTAACTTAAGAGTCCTCCTATACAGAAGAGCTAGGGGGAACTCGACAGCTCCGTAACACACCGCAAACACAAGCGTCAGGAAGAAGGTGTTCTGCTTCATGCTCTGTTCAAGCTGCTAAAACTGCTCATTAAAGAACTCACTGAAATGTACGTCTGAGCCTTTGCTCATACGTCATGTTTTAAACCCGCCTCACCTCTCCTCACTTTGGATTTTTACATAAAGTGACCTGTGGGGCTGAAGCCTTTTGGATTTTTCCAGGTAAAAGTCTCTATCAATTGCAGCTTGACCAGAaacttgttttctgttcaaCACCCTGTGGTGCCTATCAATGCTATTAGTCatcatatatttacatatttatatactttatatagTTTACCCTGATGTAACTGCAGAGATGTCATTTTGTCAACACTGAAACAAGATTAAGgtacctaaacacacacacacacacacacacacacagcctgtgaaCCCTAAGGACCATGTCTCAGGGTGGGACTGCCTTGCTGCTCTCCTCCAGTCATCTGCTCTGTCCTGACATCAGTGCATCCCTCTCTTCATGGAAACTACAGGCTGAGAGCAGCACACGCCGACGGACAACACGACACACGGACTTGTTCAGCTCCACCAACACGTCacgagaaaaataaaaataaataaaacaaaagtgcaaACCTCTCCTCTGATGTCTCCCAGcaaagaattaaaagaaaataaaagaatatagTATCGCTGCCTCTACGCTCCCAAACTTATTAGTTAGTCcaatcatcaccatcatcaccatcatcatcatcatcactataACCTTCCTTACTTGTGTCTGTGCTGGATAAATAGTATATGtactgtaggtgtgtgtgtaagtatgtgaTCCTCATTTCAGGGACCTCCACTTTACCTCCCCCGTCTAAAGAGGATGGTCAGAACACCAAGTGGCAGCCATGTTGGTCAGTCAGCGAGTCATTAAACAGATAACAAACAggtaaaatcattttttttggaAGTCTGGCAAATCACATTTTTGCTGTGAGTGAGATAAGAAAGTCAGCATCACTCTTGTCTCTGTAGGTGAACTGTGAGTCAGATCCACTAGCAcagtttagcataaagacaagaggaagggagaaagttCCAGAGCTGAAACATACGCCCATATTATTAATAAAGATGCCCCTcggtttgaaatgaaatatcatGTACTTTGTTACGTGTCCTCCACACTCAATTGAAAAACATCTGACAGTATTTTCCTTAtgactgaatttgtttttttactgtggTGTTTTAACTGTTGCTCCTGCCATTTGTACCAactatatttgatattttattaataaagagcgttaacattttaaatgttgataAATGACAGAGAACTGGATCCATTTCTCCACTGTATTTGACTCCAGATATGTGAAGATTTCTGCATATCCgctgtgtgctgatgtgttaCAGGTTGCTAACATGCAGAGAGGACATCAGCATGGTGCCATCGGTGTAATCTGACCAAACTCTTTCAATCCCTTCATGAGATCAGAATAAGCAGCCAACTCCAGCTGCATGCAATAACACGGTTTGCATGACTTTTGCtggagtgtttgtttgtgtgcgcttttgtgctgttttgcagttttctgtGTAAACACAGCATGTATGCATGgctgtgtaaatgtgtgagtgtgtgtgtgtgtgtgtgtgtacgtgtgtattTTAGCTACACTGCCAGGTCATCGGGGCGAGCGCGGACGCTGCTCTTGCTGGCCCGACTTGGCTTCCGGATGTCTGTCgccacagcagcaggaggctgaTGCATCTCCGCCCTGGTAACCACCATGAAGTCGTCAGGCGGGACCATACGAGGTGCTGTGGCGACTGGGTTTTCCTCGTCTGCTGCTGCCGCCTCCAGTGTGAGGGGGTAAAGAGGGGTGTGACGAGGAAGTGTAGGGAAAGTGGAGTGTTGCTCCCCTTGAGGAAGTGGTGGGTTTGTCTCCtcctgaggagaggaggaggcagaggtgggagtggagggaagaggaggaggacaggaggaatTTTTTCCACCTGGATTGTGGAGCTCCAGCACCATGTTGCTCCAGTTCTGCTCCACTGCCGCCACCTGCCCATGGCTCGCGACACTCACTTTGTCACCGTTGAGATAAAAAGAAGCGGGTGCGGCCTCCAACAGGAAGTCATCTGGGTGGAAAACTGTGCCATCCATCTTGAGTCTGGGGGgcagtgacatcactgcagaGGAGGCCTCAGTTGGACTGTAggttcctcctcctgctgctccacccTGCACCACGCTGACACTGGCGTACGTTGGCAAACAGTGGAGCACTGAAGGAGACATCTGCTCGGGAATCGTCTCTGCATCTCCATGCTCCTCTGCGCCCTGCAGCAGTGACTCGTTGTCAGGCACAAACTCATTGGTGACCCCCTGCTTGACTTTCTTCCAGCCCAGGTGGTAGATCTCCAGCAAGTTGAGGACCAGAGAAACACAAGCAACCACCAgcatgaagatgatgaagattGTCTTTTCAGTAGGCCTGTGAcgacagacaaaaacagatttaattctAAACTAATTCTAAACTGTTTTTATTAGCTCTAACATACACAGCAAATGCTACAGGATGTGTGGTTAAAAACACTTTCCACGACAAGCACATCCTCAGTGAGAAAACGTGACCGGATTGTTACTGGTTTAGGGTAACATCAGAtctgtcctcctctccagccAGTGTTGACTGAGGCAACATTTGATTtgccaaacaacaaaacacagaccagGTTATGTTGTTTCCATGTCACTCTGCTCATCACGCTGGTCTGGACTTTTTGGTTGGAGCACCAATAGCCTAGTTTAATAAACATCATGTTGGTGGCCATGAAATTCATGCTGAAGAGGCCGTTTGAGACGTTCAAATGTCGGACGAAGACAAACTCTCAGGGCTAATGCTAGCTTAATTAGCTACAGCTGATGAAACTTTCTAGCCAGCAAAACTGACTGTTGGCCAGAGATGTGTGACATGGTTTCAAAAGGTTCAAACAATGTGTAGTGAAAGAACAGAAAGCCCAATACTTGCTGCAACAGTAACTAAAGGATTGAAAAATTGTTGccaatgaacaaacacacaaacaagtaataaaataataaaagcacactgaaacaaagagGACACAATGTCCAATAAAATCCTGCTGTCTAACCTGGAGATGAAGCAGTCCACAGTGTTGGGGCAGGGCCAGCGGCCACATTTATAGAGCGGCCTCAGGTGGAAGCCATAGAGGAAGTACTGTCCCAGTATGAAGCCCACTTCAAACAGAGTCTTGAAGATGATGTTGAAGATGTAGGTCCTCAATAATGCACCACGGATCCGGATCTTCCCATGCTCATCACGTATAGGCGGCTTCTCCTTCTTCCCACCACCTCCGCCTCCATCGCCAACTCCGTTATGATACAGAGGGTCGTGGTCCTCCTGGTGCCGCCCGGCCTTTCgcagctcctcctccctctccctcctcttctcctccatgcGGACAATGTGCAGCACATGGCCCAGGTATATGAGGGTGGGCGTGGACACAAAGATGATCTGCAGCACCCAGAAGCGGATGTGGGAGATGGGGAAGGCCTCGTCGTAGCAGACGTTCTCGCAACCAGGCTGCTGCGTGTTACAAGTAAAATCAGACTGCTCGTCACCCCAAACCTCCTCGGCCGCTGCGCCCAGCACCAAGATGCGAAAGATGAAAAGGACTGTGAGCCAAACCTGGAGACGAGGGATTAAACAATGGATGGAGAAGACCGGATTTCTTACACACTTCAGCTGGACTTAATGTGGCTGCTGTATTAGGTTTCGGTGCAACATGGGAAACTGAGCTGTGTGGCCCAGACAATCCCCAGACAAGAAATTATTACTGCTTTCCACAATGCATTATGGTTTAAGTTAAGGAAGGAGCAAACGGCCGTTACAGTATGGTTATGGTTAGGCAGCTAAATGGTAAGCTGATGGTAAGGGACACTGGTAAGATACTGAGCTGGATGCTCTTTGTAGAAAAACTCAACTGCTTTGCTTGCCCTGCGGCCAATCAGACACGTCTCCTGCTTTCCTAAactacagaagcagcaggaagttGGTAAAATATTCTCAATGGTTGAGGAGTGTAAAAGAGCAAACTTAATTTGAtatcatttcaaattcagtaaGTTCCTCGACAGTCAGACGGTCACCTTTCCGATCACAGTGGAGTGTTCTTGAGCATTCTCCAGCAGCCGCCCTAGAAAGCTCCAGTCACCCATGCTTCACTCAGTTTTTCTAGCCTGTggagagaaacaagaggagaagaaggagaacgagagtggagcagaagtgacatctgaaggagaaaacagaaatgacagacagaTCATGAAGTGACTTTGGCTACTCCTGCTCCTTCATATTAAATCCCCATGACAAGGCTCAGTGCAGTAGTTTTAGTTTTGAGCAAACCTCTCTCAAACAAGAAtaaaaagtgcatttgtttgAACCATTATCAGGGGTGGACTCATACACATGTGGGATGCTGGGAGCAAGTGCTATAATAAGGAAAGGGAAAGCAGACTTACTAAAATATTGTTGTATCGTCAGTGATAAATCCATCGACCAGAgatcagaagaaaaacaataccTGGAAGgacgggggaaaaaaaaatcatttctgatCAAATTTGTTACATTTCACATGGATTAAATTTAAACTGCATGGAGTCTagtttacaaaaaaattaaatcagattCAAGCTTTAAAAGAGTCACTGACATTTCACCAGCTGTTGACAAACTTGTTAGCAAACGATAGCAGCTTTAATCGCTCAGCTGGCGCAAAGCAGCATTAGGGTTCATTTGATGAATGGTGATGAACTGTAAGTCAAACGTTCACTCTCACGAGAAAAATATCTGAGTCTTTATGTGCTAAATTCTGGCTGTGTTCACCAGCTCGTCTCCAGCCTTGTCTGCTGGTTTGGTGCTGGACAGGTTGTTTCAGCTGTGAAAGCGAACCAAAGCACTGaagcaatgagctgaaagacgcTAAAAAAGCTCCACAAAATAGCAATTTTGTTCAGAAAAATCAGCACGTGCATTCCCGTTTCTTACTTTGTGCACATGTACATTTGCTTGCAGACGtgcacatatttgtgtgtactcgtgtgtgtgcacgcggCAGCGTTGGCCGGCTAGTGGACAATGGACAGCCATCTGTGGGAAGTGAATGAGTGGATAACAGGTTGTCCCAGTTGAATGCTCGACTCATCACATCCCAAGAATGCTGAGGAGGGCAAATGTTTGCCTGGGATCGACTGATATGTGCTCAcattgcaacacacacacatactcaaagTTACAGTAGCATACATTGCTCCTGTATTCCTGAGCCACTAACACGAAGCCGCCGACAGCTTATTTAACTTCTAATATGGAAGATAAAGCCAAACTGATTTACCCCTACAAGCAGTAAATCAGTGGACAGGAGAAACAATGAAAGTCAATAAGAAAATAGTCAAATTATATGAACAGTGTGATTCCTAAATCCACCTTCACAAATTCCATCTCTGCTAACCTGAGGTCCACACGCCTCTAAGCCCTACAGctgaataaagacaaaataataatctcagcaaacaaatgaacagacaAGCTACTGTAACTGTCTACTGATACACCAATCTAACAGCggcatgtgtacatgtacatgatGTGTTGACGTGATGAAATACCATCTGTCACGACAGACAATAGAGAAGCTGCCAGATGGACATTGTCCTGACTGGCGCGTGCTTTTGATGGATCAGAGGTCTTTGTGCTAAAACAGCCCGAACAGTTAACTCTTGGCCTGCCGTTCGCACCCTGACAACCTTTTAAAGATATGCAGACAGTGGAAACGTTCACTAATTGTGGTTACACGCACATTCAAAGTCAGTTAGACCGTTCATAAGCTCACATATGGTAAACAGCTGTTTCACTCCACGAGTGCCAACATGACTGGTGCTGATCACAAAGAAATTATGATACAGACTGACAACAACTCAGGGTCACCAAGGGCGCAAGGACACAGGAAGTGCACAAAGTTAGTAAAGCGCATAAAATGTCCAAAGGTGTTTCATCTGGTACAAAAAGGTATGCAACAGCTCCTAACATGTACAAAAGTGTGCAAATGTGCTGTATGTAAAAGTGAATAAACACTATAAAGGTACAAAATGGTGtgtgaaactgtaaaaagttATGTAAATAAAGATGTCAATCGTGTGTAAAAGTACATAACTGTGTAAAAAAAGGGttctttaaatgtaaacaaagacGTACGAAGGTAAACCCGGATGGAAAAGGTCCACCAGGGTGTCCAACTGGCGACGTCCCAGAAAAAACAGGGAATATTAATATTCAGCTTTATGGTGTTGTTATGATGGACGTTCTCTGTTGAATTTGGTTGCAACTCAGTAACACTGACAGCTGTAACTTAGATCTCCACAGCAAACCAAACAGTAatgttcacacagacagaaaacctgTCAGAAGTCATGTCCCACCAAGTCAAGAGCTCAGATGGTGCTTCCTGACTGGTGATGAAGCTTTGGGTAACCTTTAATCAGCCCTCTTTTTAGAATTATTACATGGAGGTAGCAATACCAAACACAACGGAGATAATATTCAGTCTTAAAAAATAAGTATGGTGAAGTGCAATGCAAAAAGttttatgctgtttttaatATTAGCTTCTAGGATGTTGTGGAGcctagtttagtgctcagtttactgtgtttttaaagataataGTAACTACGATATCAAAAAGTCGTTAACAGCGCTTAAACCTCAAAGATTCCGTTCAGTCATCATTCAGAAAAATGTCCCACATTTAAGAAGTGAAATATTAGTGGCTTCCTGTCTGCCGTCTTTCCCACAGGGAAGTGAACGCAGCATGAGAGGTGCTGATAATCCAGCAGGTGGAAGGATGATaatccctcctcttccctcccacTTCAACCATCCGACACCATCACTCCAGCATCCACCTGCTTACCGCTCTCCTCTGAAACAGCGCGCTTCTTCTCTCACCCCCTCActtccacttcttcttcttcttcttcttcttcttctccttctatATTTTACTCCCACGGGCGGGCTCGAGGCGACCAAGTGAGAAGTGGGTGAGATAAAgtgggagggggggaggggggagggagagagacacagggagataattacagagagagggggggggagagagagagagagagagagttaaaaAAGACTAGTCTAGTCTAAATAAAGGGGCGCGTGTGGAACCTGTCCCGCGAAGGCGAAGCGGAGCGGCTGCGTTCCGCGTGGCCAAGGCCATCCGCCACTGTCACGCATTGGTGTCCCCGTGCATGGGGCGCtcgagggggtgggggtggtaCGTGCTTGtatgcgcgcgtgtgtgtgcgtgtgtgtgtgtgcgtgtgtgtgtggggggacGCATCCCATCACTGACGACCCACATTTAAAACGGGTTTAAAACATAACTTAAATAGCTTAAAGCGGCATTAATATTAGCATCCTATGTATTGTAATCACGGAATTAGCAGCAGTAAcattaacaacagaaaaagctcTTCAGCAGTAGCCTAAGGTCTGGTGAAAAGTTGTAGCGGatatatgaaaaaataacaaaatagcTTGGATAGTTTTGTTCCTGAATTGCCTAAAACTTCTACAGTTTTAGTCCACAAACCTTTCAAACAAGCAAAGTTTAGAGCTCCATATAACGATTTTATAATGATTTATGACAAAAGAGACCGCTTCGTAGCACTGACTGAACTAATATTTCACCGCGGCTGGTTGTCATGGAGTGAGATCACCTTTTCACCACACATTCCTGCTCTAACCTGACACACAGACCTGTCAGTCGGACTGCAGTGGCGGTCGGTGACCAGCAGAGGTCAGCAGAGGTCTATACAGTAGATCACATCTGTTGTAAACGAAAATagatttgtttgtcttgttcacggcagcttttctttatttcttttgtcagaACAGTCAGATAGATTTTTAAGACTTAAAAAGATGTTAAGGAGTCATATTGTTAAGATGAGATAAATCTTTATttgtggacaggaagtgagaaaaGGCGAGTACTGACACGGTCTGAATATCAtgtaaatatgcatttttgaGTTGCTGACACTGAttccatcctctcctcccactGATTGTTACACCTTAGGTatcacagaaaatgttcagtTGTATTTCCACATGTTTTGGGTCATTCAGGTGTGTACCACTTGTTGTTTCAAGTCTTCTTAAATTCTTTCGTCATCATGTATCATCCACcgtgttgctgcttttctcaaGTTGGGATGAGTAACTTCTAGTTTGCCTTATTTTGCATTCTCTCCCTGCTGGATTTGTTGCTtgtcttcttctccctctgatCACAGAGATTTCTGAAACAAGGAGGTACACATGGATTTAAAGACTTTATGCATTTTGATAACCCAGATGAAGGATGAAGGACTTCAGAATCTGACAGGCCTTGAAACATTTAGATTGCATGAGCTGATCAGACTCGAACATGTGGAATTTTAACGTAGCTAAAAACGACAACTGATggaataattaataaattaatcagCTGACTGTCTGACTAATTAATACCTCTACCTAGTGACAGCCTTGGAAACGAGATATGCAAGTTCAGCCATGTTAAGGACCATGCAGACAGAAGAAGCGGTGGCCATGAAAACAGTGAAGATGGTTTTCTCAGTGGGGCGTGAGATGAAGCAGTCCACCAGGTTGGGACACGGCCACTGAT
It encodes the following:
- the LOC124055768 gene encoding gap junction alpha-3 protein-like, translated to MGDWSFLGRLLENAQEHSTVIGKVWLTVLFIFRILVLGAAAEEVWGDEQSDFTCNTQQPGCENVCYDEAFPISHIRFWVLQIIFVSTPTLIYLGHVLHIVRMEEKRREREEELRKAGRHQEDHDPLYHNGVGDGGGGGGKKEKPPIRDEHGKIRIRGALLRTYIFNIIFKTLFEVGFILGQYFLYGFHLRPLYKCGRWPCPNTVDCFISRPTEKTIFIIFMLVVACVSLVLNLLEIYHLGWKKVKQGVTNEFVPDNESLLQGAEEHGDAETIPEQMSPSVLHCLPTYASVSVVQGGAAGGGTYSPTEASSAVMSLPPRLKMDGTVFHPDDFLLEAAPASFYLNGDKVSVASHGQVAAVEQNWSNMVLELHNPGGKNSSCPPPLPSTPTSASSSPQEETNPPLPQGEQHSTFPTLPRHTPLYPLTLEAAAADEENPVATAPRMVPPDDFMVVTRAEMHQPPAAVATDIRKPSRASKSSVRARPDDLAV